The Arabidopsis thaliana chromosome 5, partial sequence genomic interval ACGTTTTGTGACTGGATCATTCATAACAATTAATGCTTCCCTCAGGATTTGATTTTGCTGATGCTTACATCCGGAAGAGATCCAGGGATTATCCCAAGAAATTCTCATCCTCCAGAACCAGAAGTTGTTGATGGCAACACGGGCTCGGGAACAAGCCAAACTCCAAGATTGCCTCGTGTTAAAGAAGTGGAAGTTAATGGAAAAGTATTCAAGGTCAAGTACTGTGATACTTGCATGCTCTATAGACCGCCTCGCTGCTCACATTGTTCGATTTGCAACAACTGTGTAGAAAGGTTTGACCATCACTGTCCTTGGGTTGGTCAATGTATTGCTCAAGTAAGTTTCTCGGTTTTTCGTTTTCCTGTCCGTTAGTTTCTGACATCAGTCTATATAATTCATCTCATTCTCCTTGGGAATTTGCAGAGAAACTATcgattcttcttcatgtttgTCTTCTCCACGACTCTTCTCTGTGTATATGTGTTCGCCTTTTGTTGTGTCTACataaagaagatcaaagagTCCGAAGATATAAGTATCTTGAAAGCAATGCTCAAAACTCCAGCTTCCATTGCTCTGATACTCTACACATTCATATCTACATTCTTCGTTGGAGGCTTAACATGTTTCCATCTCTATCTCATCAGCACAAATCAGGTACCCTAATCATTTGCCTC includes:
- a CDS encoding DHHC-type zinc finger family protein, with protein sequence MDDFSDSWGVSIILVAVVFTIYDLILLMLTSGRDPGIIPRNSHPPEPEVVDGNTGSGTSQTPRLPRVKEVEVNGKVFKVKYCDTCMLYRPPRCSHCSICNNCVERFDHHCPWVGQCIAQRNYRFFFMFVFSTTLLCVYVFAFCCVYIKKIKESEDISILKAMLKTPASIALILYTFISTFFVGGLTCFHLYLISTNQTTYENFRYSYDRHSNPHNKGVVDNFKEIFFSPIPPSKNNFRAMVPRENPMPSRSVVGGFMSPNMGKANDDIEMGRKGVWAMAEHGDGKDGNNNERFHVNDNELNELSPDMGNIVNGDEQINRPNNHPRNANWEMSPEVMALSARRA